A single region of the Salvia miltiorrhiza cultivar Shanhuang (shh) chromosome 8, IMPLAD_Smil_shh, whole genome shotgun sequence genome encodes:
- the LOC130997387 gene encoding uncharacterized protein At2g27730, mitochondrial-like, with protein sequence MALRSVAGLSRIMEGNLRSSTYSLRYFSDGKGRILSEEERAKETVYVQKMERERLEKLKKKAELEKAEKDKSDKASEDANKR encoded by the exons ATGGCATTGAGATCGGTCGCTGGATTGAGTCGGATAATGGAGGGAAACCTGCGATCGTCTACTTACAGCCTTCGCTACTTCAGCGATGGCAAAGGTCGTATCCTCAGTGAAGAAGAGCGTGCTAAAGAAACCGTTTACGTTCAG AAAATGGAGAGGGAAAGATTggagaagttgaagaagaaagcGGAGCTGGAGAAAGCTGAGAAGGACAAATCCGATAAG GCTTCCGAAGACGCCAATAAGAGGTGA
- the LOC130997386 gene encoding heavy metal-associated isoprenylated plant protein 9-like, with translation MQAKVLSINISCCERCPNLLKKKILKMPGVDSVAIDTEANLVYVAGEIDDATLLTNVAKLGKPVQLLSTDKQPRNHADKKKHSHHRNEGRDREFQKEKEHKNSCCCRDQRHNSQKRVEEKEEHRCEAYVPPAIDPKVCRDFFCKTHPKGRLIVDRVPPESSAAFFGMGDLPFHGPPYGGGSYQHPGAHGGYPGAHGGWYGQQPPQFGYGRPPPRRIPQHPFIFRGSHT, from the exons ATGCAGGCCAAGGTTTTATCCATCAACATCAGTTGCTGTGAAAGATGCCCCAACCTTCTCAAgaaaaaaattctgaaaatgCCTG GGGTGGACTCAGTTGCAATAGATACAGAAGCCAACCTTGTATACGTCGCTGGCGAAATCGACGACGCGACGTTGTTGACCAACGTAGCGAAGCTAGGCAAACCAGTTCAACTTTTATCAACTGACAAGCAACCCAGGAACCATGCTGATAAGAAGAAACACAGCCACCACAGAAATGAAGGCAGAGACCGCGaattccaaaaagaaaaagaacacaAGAATTCTTGCTGCTGCAGAGACCAACGCCACAACAGCCAGAAAAGGgttgaagaaaaagaagagcaCAGATGCGAGGCCTATGTTCCCCCCGCAATTGATCCCAAAGTATGCAGAGATTTCTTTTGCAAAACCCACCCAAAAGGCCGCCTGATTGTTGATCGGGTGCCACCAGAGAGTTCCGCCGCATTCTTTGGCATGGGCGATTTGCCGTTCCACGGCCCCCCTTATGGTGGAGGCTCTTACCAGCACCCGGGGGCACATGGAGGGTACCCAGGAGCGCATGGTGGGTGGTACGGGCAACAGCCGCCCCAGTTTGGCTATGGTCGGCCTCCGCCAAGGAGGATCCCACAACATCCATTCATTTTTCGAGGATCCCACACCTAG
- the LOC130997388 gene encoding germin-like protein 9-3 translates to MGMSRISLILLPLLLMLHTARGGDPDILTDFQLPLGGGASGDSFTYTGLRSFIGANPQNFTVFKATMAELPALNGQSVSYAALYYPPGTVNPPHTHPRASELLFLVLGSLEVGFVNTSNYLFTQTLQAGDIFVFPKGLLHYQYNAAGNKAPAIALSAFGSASAGTVSIPAAVFNTSINDPILAASFKTDDGTIEKLKAGLSH, encoded by the coding sequence atgggTATGTCAAGAATTAGCCTAATCCTCCTTCCTCTTCTCCTGATGCTCCACACGGCCCGCGGCGGAGACCCCGACATCCTCACCGATTTCCAGCTCCCGTTAGGGGGAGGCGCGAGCGGAGACAGCTTCACCTACACCGGCCTCCGCTCCTTCATCGGAGCCAATCCCCAAAATTTCACGGTGTTCAAAGCGACCATGGCTGAGCTGCCCGCCCTGAACGGGCAGAGCGTGTCGTACGCGGCCCTCTACTACCCGCCGGGCACGGTGAACCCGCCGCACACCCACCCGCGGGCGTCGGAGCTCCTGTTCCTCGTGTTGGGCAGTCTTGAAGTAGGGTTCGTCAACACCAGCAATTACCTCTTCACCCAAACGCTCCAAGCCGGGGACATATTCGTCTTCCCGAAGGGCCTCCTGCACTACCAGTACAACGCGGCGGGCAACAAGGCCCCCGCCATCGCCCTGTCCGCCTTCGGCAGCGCCAGCGCCGGCACGGTTTCCATCCCCGCCGCCGTCTTCAACACCAGCATCAATGATCCCATCCTGGCCGCCTCCTTCAAGACCGACGACGGCACCATCGAGAAGCTCAAGGCTGGACTTTCGCATTAG
- the LOC130997389 gene encoding transcription factor DIVARICATA-like, with protein sequence MNSMYSTQDSNGGESSMAAAEWSWSEDKIFEDALVKFPEGTPDRWQKITGQLPGKSERDVIAHYEALVHDIAAIEAGEVEVPSYPEPRETRRRSVGSGGQRERKKGRAWTEEEHKLFLRGLEIYGRSDWRSISRNVVITRLPSQVASHAQKYFKRKELEDKYRKRSSIHDITTPHDADSSLPETSDAEHNQ encoded by the exons ATGAATAGTATGTATTCAACCCAAGATTCCAACGGCGGCGAAAGCAGCATGGCAGCGGCGGAGTGGAGCTGGTCGGAAGACAAGATTTTCGAGGATGCTCTGGTGAAGTTCCCGGAGGGAACGCCGGACAGGTGGCAAAAAATCACCGGGCAACTCCCCGGAAAATCGGAGCGCGACGTGATCGCGCACTACGAGGCACTGGTGCACGACATCGCCGCCATAGAAGCCGGCGAAGTTGAAGTCCCGAGCTATCCGGAGCCGAGGGAAACTCGGCGGCGATCGGTGGGTTCCGGCGGCCAACGCGAGAGGAAGAAGGGCAGGGCTTGGACGGAAGAAGAGCACAA gttatTCTTGCGAGGGCTGGAGATATACGGGAGGAGCGATTGGAGGAGCATTTCGAGGAACGTGGTGATAACGCGGCTGCCGTCGCAAGTGGCGAGCCATGCGCAGAAGTACTTCAAACGTAAGGAATTGGAGGACAAGTACAGGAAGCGCTCCAGCATTCACGATATCACTACCCCGCATGATGCTGATTCCTCCCTTCCAGAAACTTCCGATGCTGAGCACAATCAATGA
- the LOC130998263 gene encoding uncharacterized protein LOC130998263, protein MSFQAIVIRHSVDARGARSIKRGWSIHLYAFLHIDHGRRAKKKVSLKTDSDLNRLISEHKKYPVVYVIKKGKQSAAPVPQTQERVYYEGHRSTVFPIETDIGKSILTHDDSRDDSSSQEEEDESESSDEEEEAIRRREILDSVSTEQEAWRQTGPQNFTSNDQPDVEPRVGVQQLEARDWGIPVLDFDDTPALGWEDSNVLESGILSVGALFRSKDDLAIVVGLYHMENHVEYAVHRSSTTRLWFVCKHGNGCPFMLRAVQSASIWRVIKVVMDHTCHTDLNRTAPRQIPARVVGRYFARKLVGEGVVLKPKEIMSEMQRLFGIEINYSFALRARNIAIEMTYGDFGNSYQMLPSYLYMLRMSNPDTLYDLEMKDDGKFHHMFVALGQSVTAFEKGYLRPVIVVDGTHLKGRNGGILFVAVTKDGNEAIFPLAVGLGPIENDESWTWFFHRLRTCFGQPDDLLIVSDQHKSIRNAVECVYPNVPHGLCYYHIQKNLAHYGQHVAAVFKAAAYSYRSDDFQRNFSALQVLIVNAHTRLDTIGVERWARSKCPVRRTSFMTSNAAETMNSRLLWARRLPVASLIKTYRAIMEKWFDRRRISAASRSHELTEVVEGKLHVAVEAGRQLAVRGTTTHMFSVEDDHAFYIVDLENRTCSCAQFDLDDIPCRHACAAIRRAGLQVTDFVGGYFKQSVLLATYMERIVPVPHPTYWNVPDEISAYVVKPPDITVHAGRPKLSRARSAVEGPPNSGPPNSGTPNSRPQVCSRCKGGGHNARRCKAQVGPLDLNVPVEGVEQPPDARRR, encoded by the exons ATGTCGTTTCAAGCAATCGTTATACGGCACAGTG TTGATGCAAGAGGTGCACGATCAATTAAACGAGGATGGTCGATCCACTTATATGCTTTTCTACACATCGACCACGGACGAAGGGCGAAAAAAAAAGTGTCTTTGAAGACTGATTCGGATTTGAACCGGCTGATTTCCGAGCATAAGAAATATCCCGTTGTTTACGTGATCAAGAAGGGCAAACAATCCGCGGCTCCGGTTCCTCAGACTCAAGAGCGGGTATATTATGAGGGACATCGGTCTACTGTGTTTCCTATTGAGACGGACATTGGAAAAAGTATCCTTACACACGATGATAGTAGGGACGATTCATCGTCgcaggaggaggaagacgagtccgagtcttcggatgaggaagaagaggcgATACGACGCAGAGAGATATTGGATTCAGTGTCGACTGAACAGGAAGCGTGGAGACAGACAGGGCCTCAGAATTTCACATCGAATGATCAGCCCGATGTCGAGCCTCGTGTTGGAGTTCAGCAGCTTGAGGCACGTGACTGGGGGATTCCAGTCCTCGATTTTGACGATACGCCGGCATTAGGTTGGGAGGATTCTAACGTATTGGAGAGCGGCATATTATCAGTGGGGGCTCTATTCCGGTCGAAGGATGATTTGGCAATCGTTGTTGGCCTGTACCATATGGAGAATCACGTGGAGTACGCCGTGCATCGTTCCAGTACGACCCGTTTGTGGTTTGTTTGCAAGCATGGCAACGGTTGTCCGTTCATGCTGCGAGCCGTTCAGAGTGCATCGATCTGGAGAGTGATCAAGGTGGTGATGGATCATACCTGCCACACGGATTTGAATCGCACTGCCCCGAGACAGATTCCGGCGAGGGTTGTTGGAAGATATTTTGCACGGAAATTGGTAGGCGAGGGGGTCGTTTTGAAGCCGAAAGAGATAATGTCAGAGATGCAACGCTTATTCGGTATTGAGATCAATTACAGCTTCGCTCTCCGTGCAAGAAACATCGCGATTGAGATGACGTATGGTGATTTTGGGAACTCGTATCAGATGCTCCCATCGTATTTGTATATGCTGAGAATGAGTAATCCCGACACATTATACGACCTTGAGATGAAGGATGATGGCAAGTTCCATCATATGTTTGTTGCACTTGGACAGAGCGTGACTGCCTTTGAGAAGGGTTACTTGAGGCCGGTCATCGTCGTAGACGGGACCCATCTGAAGGGAAGGAACGGCGGCATTTTGTTCGTCGCTGTTACAAAGGATGGGAACGAAGCAATATTTCCTCTCGCAGTTGGGCTTGGTCCTATCGAGAACGACGAGTCTTGGACTTGGTTCTTCCACCGACTGCGGACTTGCTTTGGTCAGCCGGATGATCTCTTGATTGTGTCTGATCAGCACAAGAGCATCAGAAATGCTGTGGAGTGTGTCTACCCGAACGTCCCTCACGGGTTGTGCTATTACCATATCCAGAAGAATCTCGCGCATTATGGGCAGCATGTAGCTGCAGTCTTCAAAGCAGCGGCATATTCCTATCGATCAGACGATTTTCAAAGGAATTTTTCTGCGCTTCAAGTACTGATAGTCAACGCGCACACACGCCTCGACACTATTGGTGTGGAGAGATGGGCCAGGTCCAAGTGCCCTGTACGACGCACGAGCTTCATGACGTCGAATGCTGCCGAGACGATGAATAGTAGACTGTTGTGGGCACGACGCCTCCCGGTTGCTTCATTGATCAAGACCTATCGAGCCATTATGGAGAAATGGTTCGATAGGCGACGCATCTCGGCTGCATCGAGGTCACATGAGTTGACTGAGGTAGTAGAGGGAAAGTTGCATGTGGCTGTCGAAGCGGGTCGACAATTGGCTGTTCGAGGGACGACGACGCACATGtttagtgttgaggatgatCATGCATTCTACATTGTCGATCTCGAGAATCGGACTTGTAGTTGTGCTCAGTTCGACCTGGATGACATTCCGTGTCGTCATGCTTGTGCCGCTATTAG GCGTGCTGGACTGCAAGTCACGGATTTTGTTGGAGGATATTTCAAACAATCCGTGCTGTTGGCCACATATATGGAGCGTATTGTTCCCGTTCCACATCCTACGTATTGGAATGTGCCCGATGAGATATCAGCCTATGTTGTGAAACCCCCGGATATCACGGTCCATGCGGGACGACCGAAGTTGAGTAGGGCTCGTTCAGCAGTTGAGGGTCCTCCTAATTCGGGTCCTCCTAATTCGGGTACTCCTAATTCTCGACCTCAAGTATGCTCACGTTGCAAGGGTGGAGGTCACAATGCCCGGAGATGCAAAGCGCAAGTGGGACCATTGGACTTGAACGTGCCGGTGGAGGGTGTCGAGCAACCACCCGATGCACGAAGGCGATGA